One genomic region from Anaeromusa acidaminophila DSM 3853 encodes:
- the dnaB gene encoding replicative DNA helicase, with the protein MIERVPPQNLEAEQAVLGAMLIEKEAIARVTELLKGGDFYREAHRLIFEAMLDLYNRNEAVDMITVIELLKREDNLEKVGGIAYVTSLANSVPTAANVHYHAKIVEEKALLRQLIQTSTQIAALGYEGSEEVSQIVDQAEKMILEVSNRRIGGDFAPIKSIVLDAFGKIEQLYESRGGITGLATGFKDLDRLTSGLQKSDLILVAARPSMGKTAFTLNIASNVAIREKKAVAFFSLEMSKEQLVQRMLCAEASIDSQKLRIGELEDDDWTKLINAADRLSGAPIFIDDTAGISVLEMRSKARRLKVEHDLSLIIIDYLQLMQGSGGKGGENRQQEISEISRSLKGLARELGVPVVALSQLSRSVESRQVKKPMLSDLRESGSLEQDADIVAFLYREDYYNPDTENKNITEIIVAKHRNGPVDSVQLFFHKQFTRFADLTRMPE; encoded by the coding sequence TTGATTGAACGTGTTCCCCCGCAGAACTTAGAGGCGGAGCAAGCCGTCCTTGGGGCGATGTTAATAGAAAAAGAAGCGATAGCCAGAGTGACGGAGCTTTTAAAAGGCGGCGACTTTTATCGTGAGGCGCATCGGCTGATTTTTGAAGCTATGCTGGATTTGTACAACCGCAATGAAGCCGTGGATATGATTACGGTTATAGAGCTGCTGAAGCGGGAAGACAATTTGGAAAAAGTGGGCGGTATCGCGTATGTGACTTCGCTGGCAAACAGCGTGCCGACGGCGGCAAATGTGCATTATCATGCCAAGATTGTGGAGGAAAAGGCGCTTTTGCGTCAGCTCATCCAGACTTCAACGCAAATTGCCGCTCTGGGCTATGAGGGCAGCGAAGAAGTATCGCAAATCGTCGATCAGGCGGAGAAGATGATTTTGGAGGTATCCAATCGTCGTATCGGCGGCGATTTTGCGCCGATAAAAAGCATCGTCTTAGACGCTTTTGGCAAGATTGAGCAGTTATACGAATCCCGCGGCGGCATTACTGGTTTGGCTACAGGCTTTAAAGACTTGGACCGTTTGACTTCCGGTTTGCAAAAATCCGATTTGATTCTTGTGGCGGCTCGCCCCAGTATGGGTAAAACGGCATTTACCCTGAATATTGCCTCCAATGTAGCCATTCGAGAAAAAAAGGCGGTAGCGTTTTTTTCCTTGGAAATGTCGAAGGAGCAGTTGGTGCAGCGTATGCTTTGCGCCGAAGCGTCTATTGATTCGCAGAAATTGCGTATTGGCGAACTGGAGGACGATGATTGGACCAAACTGATCAATGCAGCGGACCGCCTTTCTGGTGCGCCGATCTTTATCGACGATACCGCAGGCATTTCGGTGCTGGAAATGCGTTCTAAGGCGCGTCGCCTTAAAGTGGAACATGATTTGTCTCTTATCATCATTGACTATTTGCAGCTCATGCAGGGAAGCGGCGGCAAAGGCGGCGAAAATCGTCAGCAGGAAATTTCCGAGATTTCCCGTTCCTTAAAAGGATTGGCCCGTGAGCTGGGCGTTCCCGTTGTTGCGCTGTCTCAGCTTAGCCGCAGCGTGGAATCTCGCCAGGTGAAAAAGCCCATGCTCAGCGATTTGCGCGAATCCGGCTCGCTAGAGCAGGATGCGGATATTGTGGCGTTTCTCTATCGTGAAGACTACTACAATCCGGATACGGAAAACAAAAATATTACTGAGATCATTGTGGCTAAACACCGCAACGGCCCGGTGGACAGCGTGCAGCTCTTCTTCCACAAGCAGTTTACGCGCTTTGCGGATTTGACTCGCATGCCTGAATAA
- a CDS encoding adenylosuccinate synthase, producing MSAIIVIGSQWGDEGKGKVVDYLAEQANVVVRYSGGNNAGHTVVVNDEAYKLQLLPSGILYKGKTCVLGNGVVIDPEAILKEINGMKERGIDTSSLRISTRAQVLLPYHRRQDEAEEVARGEFKIGTTKRGIGPCYMDKVARCGIRIVDLMDAEEFAAKLKHNLAAKNELLVKLYGAEPFEYEPMLEQYLAFAEQLRPYVADTTYLLSDALDKGEKVLFEGAQATLLDLDHGTYPYVTSSNPIAGGACTGAGVGPGKIDKVVGVVKAYTTRVGEGPFPTELHCKMGDTIREAGHEFGTVTGRPRRCGWLDACIVKYAGQVSGLDALAITRLDILDGLDSIKLCVGYLYNGEILKEYPASLKVLSKVEPVYEEFAGWKTDITKVRRYEDLPAAARTYLERLSEVAGVRIGIVSVGPNREQTIIMEEMF from the coding sequence ATGTCAGCAATTATTGTTATCGGCAGTCAATGGGGCGATGAAGGAAAAGGGAAAGTAGTCGACTACCTGGCGGAACAGGCTAACGTGGTTGTTCGTTATTCCGGCGGCAACAATGCCGGCCATACCGTAGTGGTAAACGACGAAGCTTATAAGCTGCAACTGCTGCCATCGGGCATTCTTTATAAAGGAAAGACCTGCGTTTTGGGCAATGGCGTTGTTATTGATCCGGAAGCTATTTTGAAAGAAATCAACGGCATGAAAGAACGGGGCATTGATACTTCGAGTCTGCGTATTTCTACGCGGGCGCAGGTGCTGCTGCCTTATCATCGCCGCCAGGATGAAGCGGAAGAAGTCGCTCGCGGCGAGTTTAAAATCGGCACGACCAAGCGCGGCATCGGTCCTTGTTACATGGATAAAGTCGCTCGCTGCGGCATCCGCATTGTGGACTTGATGGACGCAGAAGAGTTTGCAGCCAAGCTGAAACATAATCTGGCCGCCAAAAATGAATTGTTGGTGAAACTCTACGGAGCAGAGCCGTTTGAGTACGAGCCCATGCTGGAGCAGTACTTGGCTTTTGCCGAGCAGCTTCGCCCGTATGTGGCTGATACGACCTACCTTCTCAGCGACGCTTTGGACAAAGGCGAAAAAGTGCTCTTCGAAGGTGCGCAGGCAACGTTATTGGATCTGGACCATGGCACCTATCCTTATGTGACTTCGTCCAATCCGATTGCCGGCGGCGCTTGCACCGGAGCTGGCGTAGGACCTGGCAAGATTGACAAAGTAGTGGGCGTAGTGAAAGCTTATACTACTCGCGTTGGCGAAGGTCCGTTCCCGACGGAACTGCATTGTAAAATGGGCGACACCATTCGCGAAGCTGGTCATGAATTCGGCACCGTTACAGGCCGTCCGCGTCGCTGTGGCTGGCTGGACGCCTGCATTGTCAAGTATGCCGGCCAAGTAAGCGGTCTGGATGCGCTGGCTATTACCCGTCTGGACATCCTGGACGGCTTGGATAGCATTAAACTGTGCGTCGGATACCTTTATAACGGTGAGATTCTTAAAGAATATCCGGCTAGCTTGAAAGTATTGTCCAAAGTGGAGCCGGTTTATGAAGAATTTGCCGGTTGGAAGACAGACATTACCAAAGTGCGCCGCTATGAAGACTTGCCGGCGGCTGCTAGAACCTATTTGGAGCGTCTTAGCGAAGTGGCGGGCGTTCGAATTGGTATTGTTTCTGTCGGCCCCAATCGTGAACAAACTATCATTATGGAAGAAATGTTTTAA
- a CDS encoding ribonuclease J: MEDFLVRSSKPKGKLLVIPLGGLGEIGKNMTVFQYGDDIVILDAGLAFPEDDMLGIDLVIPDMSYLFENRDKVRGVVLTHGHEDHIGALSYLLREINVPVYGSRLALGLVEGRLKENRVGKYNLVPTNPGDELTLGVFKIGFIQGSHSIPDACGIYFKTPVGTVVHTGDFKIDQTPVDNKLIDIHKFAELGNQGVLLLMSDSTNAERPGYTASERTVTAALDVQFRAAKNRIIMASFASNVLRVGQAIQTAAKYGRKVVVMGRSMVNVVAISTELGYLDIPEGVLIEPEEMKNYRDDQLLILTTGSQGEPMAGLSRMASGTHRNVAVVPGDTVIISATPIPGNEKSVSRTIDSLLRLGAHVVYERSSGIHVSGHASREELKLMLNLVRPKYFIPVHGEYRMLRQHGALAEEMGVPSENVFYGENGHVFEFTRKAARMAGKVKAGRVFIDGLGVGDVGNIVIRDRQQLANEGVIIVVVTLDKQRNVLLSGPDLVSRGFVYVRDAGGLMNEAQQKVRQALDRCSERNLSDWSSIKVQVKETLGKFLMEKTGRRPMILPIIMEV, translated from the coding sequence ATGGAGGATTTTTTAGTGAGATCATCAAAACCAAAAGGAAAATTGCTGGTTATTCCCTTGGGCGGCCTAGGGGAAATTGGCAAGAACATGACGGTGTTTCAGTACGGCGACGACATCGTGATTCTGGATGCAGGTCTGGCATTCCCGGAAGATGATATGCTGGGCATTGATTTAGTGATTCCGGATATGTCGTATCTGTTTGAAAACCGAGACAAAGTGCGCGGTGTTGTTTTGACCCATGGTCATGAGGACCATATTGGCGCGTTGTCTTATTTGCTGCGGGAGATTAATGTTCCCGTATACGGCAGTCGCTTGGCCTTGGGTCTTGTGGAAGGCCGCTTGAAAGAAAACCGCGTTGGCAAGTATAATCTGGTGCCGACAAATCCAGGGGATGAGCTGACCTTAGGGGTCTTCAAGATCGGCTTTATTCAGGGCAGTCATTCCATTCCTGACGCTTGCGGCATTTACTTCAAAACGCCGGTGGGGACAGTAGTGCATACTGGTGACTTTAAGATTGATCAGACGCCTGTAGACAATAAGCTCATTGATATTCATAAGTTTGCCGAATTGGGTAATCAAGGCGTGCTGCTTCTGATGTCGGACAGCACCAACGCGGAACGCCCCGGCTATACCGCTTCGGAGCGGACCGTAACGGCAGCGCTGGACGTGCAGTTCCGGGCCGCGAAAAACCGCATTATTATGGCTAGCTTTGCTTCTAATGTATTGCGTGTGGGCCAAGCTATCCAGACAGCGGCTAAATACGGCCGTAAAGTAGTAGTAATGGGCCGCAGCATGGTAAACGTGGTGGCGATTTCTACGGAACTGGGCTATTTGGATATTCCCGAAGGCGTCTTGATTGAGCCTGAAGAAATGAAAAACTACCGCGACGATCAATTGCTGATTTTGACTACCGGCAGCCAGGGCGAGCCGATGGCGGGCTTGAGCCGCATGGCCTCGGGAACTCATCGTAATGTGGCTGTTGTGCCTGGCGATACGGTAATTATTTCCGCTACGCCGATTCCGGGGAATGAGAAGTCTGTTTCCCGTACCATCGACAGTCTGCTTCGATTGGGCGCTCATGTAGTATATGAGCGGTCCTCGGGCATTCATGTATCCGGCCATGCCAGCCGGGAAGAGTTGAAATTGATGCTGAATTTAGTGCGTCCGAAATACTTTATCCCCGTTCATGGCGAGTACCGTATGCTGCGGCAGCACGGCGCATTGGCGGAAGAGATGGGCGTGCCTTCGGAAAATGTTTTTTACGGTGAAAACGGGCATGTTTTCGAGTTTACGCGCAAAGCGGCGCGCATGGCCGGCAAGGTAAAAGCGGGACGCGTCTTTATCGATGGCTTGGGCGTGGGCGATGTAGGTAATATTGTAATTCGAGATCGGCAGCAGTTGGCGAACGAAGGGGTTATCATCGTCGTCGTCACGCTGGATAAACAGCGGAATGTACTGTTGTCCGGACCGGATTTGGTATCGCGCGGCTTTGTCTATGTGCGCGATGCAGGCGGCTTGATGAACGAGGCGCAGCAAAAAGTGCGCCAGGCGCTGGATCGTTGCTCGGAGCGCAATTTGAGCGATTGGTCTTCCATCAAAGTGCAAGTCAAGGAAACCCTAGGAAAGTTCCTGATGGAAAAAACAGGTCGTCGGCCGATGATTCTGCCGATTATCATGGAAGTGTAA
- the tyrS gene encoding tyrosine--tRNA ligase: MSVLDVLKERGYVQQMTHEDEIAELLEKEKITFYIGFDPTADSLHVGHFLGMMVMAHMQRAGHRPICLIGGGTAMVGDPSGKTDMRKMMTPETIEQNGDCFKKQMARFIDFSEDKAVMANNADWLMQLNYVGFLREIGAHFSVNRMLTAECFKQRLEKGLSFLEFNYMIMQGYDFLELNRRYGCVMQMGGDDQWSNILAGADLIRRKESKPAFGLTFTLLTKSDGKKMGKTEKGALWLDPEKTSPYEFYQYWRNVDDADVQKCLSLLTFLPMEEVRRLGALKDQAINEAKKVLAFEVTKLVHGEGEAAKAKEAAEALFGGSGALDNAPTVTIAQAQLGGKIIDIMAEGGIIASKSEGRRLVQQGGLLLGDAKVTDLDAVLTAQDFTDGSVLLRKGKKSYFRLVLE; the protein is encoded by the coding sequence ATGAGTGTATTAGACGTCTTGAAAGAACGCGGCTATGTGCAGCAAATGACCCATGAGGATGAAATTGCCGAGCTGTTGGAAAAGGAAAAGATTACGTTTTACATCGGTTTTGATCCGACGGCGGACAGCCTGCATGTGGGGCATTTCTTGGGCATGATGGTTATGGCGCATATGCAGCGCGCCGGACACCGTCCGATCTGCCTGATTGGCGGCGGTACGGCGATGGTGGGTGATCCGTCGGGCAAGACGGATATGCGCAAAATGATGACGCCGGAAACCATTGAACAAAATGGCGATTGCTTTAAAAAGCAGATGGCTCGCTTTATTGATTTCAGCGAGGATAAAGCGGTCATGGCCAACAATGCGGATTGGCTGATGCAGTTGAACTATGTCGGCTTTCTGCGGGAAATTGGCGCGCATTTTTCCGTCAACCGCATGCTGACGGCGGAGTGCTTCAAACAGCGTTTGGAAAAAGGTCTGTCCTTCTTGGAGTTCAACTATATGATCATGCAAGGCTATGACTTTTTAGAACTAAACCGCCGTTACGGCTGCGTTATGCAGATGGGCGGCGATGATCAGTGGTCCAATATTCTTGCAGGCGCTGATCTGATTCGGCGCAAGGAAAGCAAACCGGCTTTCGGCTTGACTTTTACGCTGCTCACTAAGAGCGACGGCAAGAAAATGGGTAAAACCGAGAAGGGCGCGCTGTGGTTGGACCCGGAAAAGACCTCTCCGTACGAGTTCTACCAATACTGGCGCAATGTGGATGACGCGGATGTGCAAAAGTGCTTGTCTCTTCTGACGTTCCTGCCGATGGAAGAAGTGCGACGCTTGGGAGCGCTTAAAGATCAGGCCATCAACGAAGCTAAGAAAGTGCTGGCTTTTGAAGTAACGAAGCTGGTTCATGGCGAAGGCGAGGCGGCGAAAGCGAAAGAAGCGGCAGAGGCTCTCTTCGGTGGTTCCGGCGCCTTGGATAACGCTCCTACTGTTACAATTGCCCAAGCGCAACTCGGCGGCAAGATCATCGACATCATGGCCGAAGGCGGCATTATTGCTTCTAAGAGCGAAGGACGCCGCTTGGTGCAGCAGGGAGGCTTGCTCCTAGGCGATGCCAAGGTAACAGATTTAGACGCCGTCTTGACGGCGCAGGACTTCACTGACGGCAGCGTGCTGTTGCGTAAAGGAAAGAAAAGCTACTTTCGCTTAGTCCTGGAGTAA
- a CDS encoding response regulator transcription factor, producing the protein MNTIILADDHRLIRAGLKAMLQKDPSLELVGEAADGLEAIELVRDLRPDLIILDISMPALDGLSCIEHIRSASPQTRILLLTMHEDEQYIRLGFRLGAQGFLTKNAVDKEFFDAVRTVLSGSRYLSPQDSQRLLRTLGEETAAADRPEDLLSTRELEVLRYIVHGYAITEIAPKLTLSAKTVETYKTRVMEKVGATRKSELVNYALKHGLMGTLQER; encoded by the coding sequence ATGAATACCATTATTTTAGCCGATGATCATCGCTTAATCCGCGCCGGCCTCAAAGCCATGCTGCAAAAAGATCCCTCTTTGGAGCTTGTGGGCGAAGCCGCCGACGGCCTGGAAGCCATTGAGCTAGTGCGGGACTTACGGCCAGACTTGATCATTCTCGATATTTCCATGCCCGCCTTAGACGGCCTATCCTGCATCGAACACATCCGCAGCGCCTCGCCGCAAACGCGCATCCTGCTTTTGACCATGCACGAAGACGAGCAATACATCCGCCTGGGCTTTCGCCTGGGCGCCCAAGGCTTTTTAACGAAAAACGCCGTCGATAAGGAATTCTTTGACGCCGTACGCACCGTCCTATCCGGCAGCCGTTATTTATCGCCGCAGGATTCACAGCGCTTGCTGCGCACCTTGGGCGAAGAAACGGCCGCTGCTGACCGGCCCGAAGACCTGCTCAGCACCCGCGAGTTGGAAGTACTGCGCTATATTGTCCACGGCTACGCGATTACTGAAATCGCCCCAAAACTCACCCTCAGCGCCAAAACCGTCGAAACCTATAAAACGAGAGTGATGGAAAAAGTGGGCGCTACGCGCAAAAGCGAGCTGGTCAACTACGCTCTCAAGCATGGCCTCATGGGCACGCTGCAGGAGAGATAA
- a CDS encoding ATP-binding protein, with protein sequence MNIRAAVSRLSIRSRIQMYSVVLLVLLASLMSGIIWEVSNDLLHKQLESLGQETAFHVASKSAVMIMAEDYYTLGEEVRQSAQTSHYIRYIFISDTSGRILAHTFDGGVPSALIERARQTQPSESPQSRQLTSNEGRLLEMTAPIEQGSLGSVHVGLSTSAARQYLTGKLAEVVFLTVLVCFVAALASGRVAKAITAPLERLAIVADKIAAGQWQKQASCGGAPEVERLTTAFNAMTGTLTRNLDERERLLQELQQKEAVRAHLMERLLRAQEDERRRISRELHDETGQALASLMVTMRMLAEETDDPTYREVLLRSRDVAEGVLLGIRDLAVELRPPVLDDIGLIAALRRHLERLCTPLSLQWTLESEQEEWNLRSDVAVALYRIVQEGVTNIIRHAHASSLRLRFHQQGNWLYIELADDGQGVSEKQTAETERLGIQGMRERVELLGGRFTLAPDSKQGTLLRVQIPLTKETPS encoded by the coding sequence ATGAACATCCGCGCGGCCGTAAGCCGCCTCTCCATCCGCAGCCGTATCCAAATGTACAGCGTGGTCCTCCTGGTGCTGCTGGCCTCACTTATGAGCGGCATCATTTGGGAAGTCAGCAATGATTTACTGCACAAACAATTAGAAAGTTTGGGCCAGGAAACCGCTTTTCATGTAGCGTCCAAAAGCGCCGTCATGATCATGGCTGAGGATTACTACACGCTAGGCGAGGAAGTGCGCCAAAGCGCGCAAACCAGCCACTACATCCGCTATATCTTTATTTCCGACACCTCCGGGCGCATCTTGGCCCACACCTTTGACGGCGGCGTACCTTCGGCGCTGATCGAACGAGCCCGCCAAACCCAGCCTTCCGAATCGCCCCAAAGCCGCCAGCTTACCAGTAACGAAGGGCGCCTACTGGAAATGACAGCTCCTATCGAGCAAGGGTCGTTGGGCAGCGTGCATGTCGGTCTGTCCACTTCCGCCGCCAGGCAATACTTGACAGGCAAGTTAGCCGAAGTAGTGTTCCTGACCGTTTTAGTCTGCTTTGTCGCCGCCCTGGCCAGCGGCCGCGTCGCCAAAGCCATTACCGCGCCGCTAGAACGGCTTGCCATTGTCGCCGACAAAATCGCCGCCGGGCAATGGCAAAAGCAGGCGTCCTGCGGCGGCGCACCGGAAGTAGAGCGCCTCACTACCGCCTTTAACGCCATGACCGGCACCTTAACCCGAAACCTGGATGAACGCGAGCGGTTATTGCAGGAACTGCAGCAAAAGGAAGCCGTGCGCGCCCATCTTATGGAACGCTTGCTGCGCGCCCAGGAAGACGAACGCAGACGCATTTCCCGGGAACTCCACGACGAAACCGGCCAAGCCTTAGCGTCCCTAATGGTGACCATGCGCATGCTGGCCGAGGAAACCGACGATCCCACCTACCGGGAAGTGCTGCTGCGCTCCCGCGATGTTGCCGAGGGTGTGCTATTAGGCATCCGCGATTTGGCCGTCGAGCTGCGTCCGCCGGTCTTGGACGACATCGGCCTTATCGCCGCCTTACGAAGGCATCTGGAGCGGCTTTGCACGCCGCTGTCCCTGCAGTGGACGCTGGAAAGCGAACAAGAAGAGTGGAACCTGCGCTCCGATGTCGCCGTAGCGCTCTACCGCATTGTTCAAGAAGGGGTCACGAATATCATCCGCCATGCTCATGCCTCCTCCCTGCGCCTGCGCTTCCATCAGCAAGGCAATTGGCTATATATTGAACTGGCCGACGATGGCCAGGGCGTAAGCGAAAAGCAAACCGCTGAAACAGAACGTTTGGGCATCCAAGGCATGCGCGAACGGGTAGAACTCTTAGGCGGGCGTTTCACCCTCGCTCCCGACTCCAAGCAAGGCACCCTCTTGCGCGTCCAAATTCCGTTAACAAAGGAGACTCCTTCATGA